CCTTGCGCCTGTCGTCCGGCGAGGTGCTCACCGAGACCGTGACGTCGCCGCGCGGCAGCCAGGCCGCAGCGCTGTCGGACCACGACATCGAAGACAAGCTGCGCGAAGGCGTACGGACCGGTCGAAGCGATTGGGATGCGGACCGCGTCATCGACGCTGTCTGGCGGCTCGATGCGGTCGATGACGTCGGTGAACTCCTGCAATCGCTACGTCCGTCGTCGGCGACGCGCCAAACAACTTCCAACTAGACTCTCTCAAGACCTGAAAGGGACGATCATGAGCAAGACCGAACTGTTCGAAAAAGGCCTCAAAGTTCGCAAGGAGGTGCTCGGCGAGGACTACGTCAACAAGTCGATCGCCGGCGCCGACGAGTTCACGCGCGCGATGGCGGAATGGTCGACCGAGTTCTGCTGGGGTGCCTTGTGGACGCGGCCAGGCGTCGACCGTCGCACGCGCTCGATCGTCAATCTGGCGATGCTCGGCGCGCTGAACCGCCCGCACGAATTGAAGCTACACGTGAAGGGCGCGCTGAAGAACGGCCTGACCAAGGAGGAGATCAAGGAGATTCTGCTCCAGGTCGCGGTCTATTGCGGCGTGCCCGCCGGCATCGACGCCTTCCGCAACGCGCGCGAGGCTTTTAACGAGGTCGACGCGGCCGGTTCCTGAGCGAGAGTCCCATGGCTGCCCCAGAATACGAGCTCTTCGCCATCCGCTATGCCACGCGCGATGCGCAGCGGAGCGAGCACTTCATCGGCGGCGACCCGCACGACGGGCCGATGCCGATGGACTACTTCATGTGGTTGGCGAGGGGAGGTGGCCGCACCTTCGTCATCGACACCGGGTTCAACGCGGAAGTGGCAAAGCAGCGCAGGCGAAATTTCCTGCGCTGCCCGGTGGAGACGCTGGCGGCATTCGATGTCGACGTCGCCGATGTCAAGGACGTCATCCTCACGCATCTGCACTACGACCACGCCGGCAATTTCGACCGGTTTCCGAATGCGCGCTTTCATCTCCAGGAGCGCGAGCTTGCGTACGCCACTGGGCGCTACATGCATTATCCACGTCTGTCGCATTCCTTCGAGGTCGAGGATATCTGCGGAATCGTGCGGCTGAACTACGCGCGGCGGGTGCTGTTCTACGATGGCGACGCTGAGATCGCGCCCGGATTGACCGTTCATGCCGCCGGGGGCCATTCCGCCGGTCTTCAGTTCGTCCGCGTCAACACGCGCCGCGGCCCCGTCGTGCTCGCCTCCGACGTCAGTCATTTCTACGAGAACATGACCAGCGAGCGTCCGTTCACGACGGCGTTTCATGTCGGCGACATGCTGGTGGGTTTCGACAAGCTGCGCGCCGCAGCACCCAGCGCGGACCACATCGTCCCCGGCCATGATCCGCTGGTCATGAAGCTTTACCCGGCGCCCAGCCCCGAACTGAACGGTGTCGCCGTTCGTCTCGACGTCGCGCCGTCCGGAGCCCCTCATCCTTAGGACGTCGAGCACGGGATGGCGCAATCTGACCAAAAAATCGATTTTCGATTTTTATTGACCTGCGAGCCCGGCCTTGCAATCATCCCACCATGGGTCCGCTTCAGTTCCAATTGTCCGGAAGCCCCGGGAATGGTCCGCGCAGCCTGACATCGGCGCTGCATGAGCGCCTGCGTGCCGACATCCTGGCGACGCGGCTGCTGCCGGGGCAGAAGCTGCACATCGCGGGACTAGCCAAGCAGTTCTCCGTGAGCCTTGCCGCCGTGCGCGAAGCGTTGTCGCGCCTGGTCGCCGACGGTCTTGTGCAGGCCTCCGACCAGCGCGGTTTTCGCGTCAGCCCGGTCTCGCTCGCCGATCTCGCCGACGTGACGCAGACGCGCATCGACATCGAGGGCCTTGCGCTCCGCCGCTCGATCGAGCGTGGCGGCGAGGCCTGGCTCGCATCGGTGAAATCCGCCTGGGCGGATCTCAAGGCCGTTCCCTATCATTATCCTGATGATCCCACCGTGCACTACGAGGAATGGGTGATCCGTCACCGCATCTTCCATCGTGCGCTGGTCAATGCCTGCGGCTCGCCGTGGCTGCTCGGCTTCCGCGACGTGCTGCATGAACAAAGCGAGCGCTACCGCCGGCTCTCGATCCGTCGCGCGCTCGGCAGCAAGTCGCGTGACGTCGAGGCCGAGCACATGGCGATCGTCGCCGCCGTGGTAAAGCGCGACGCGGATGCGGCAGTTCGCGCGTTGTCAAAGCATTTCGGCATCACCAAGGAATTCGTGGAGCTCGCCGCCTCGCGCATTGCGGAGGTGAGCCGCGCGACCTGACGATCCCTAGAAATTCGGCACAAAAAAATACAGACCGGGAGGAAACAATGAAGATCAATCGCCGTCATGCGCTGATGTCGCTCGTTGCCGCCGCAATGCTGGCCGGCCCTGCGAGCGCCGCCGACACCATTCGCGTCGGTTTGCCCACGAAAACCTATTGGCCGACGACGATCGCCGAGACGGCCGTGCGGCAAAAGCTGTTCGAGAAGGAAGGCATCCAGGCCGAGCTGACCATCTATCGCAGCGGGGCCGAGACCTTCGAAGGCATGGCCGCGGGCGCGGCAGACATCATCCTCGATCCGCCGTCCCTGGTCTCCGCGGGTCGCAAGAAGGGCGTGATGTCACGCATCGTCGCCAATGCCGCGATGGGTAATTTCGGCTGGCAGCTGATGGTCCCGACCAAATCGACGCTCGACGTCAAGGATCTCAACGGCAAGAAAGTGGCGATCACCGCGGCCGGCTCCGGCTCCGACCTGCTCGCGCTCTGGACCATCCAGGACAGGAAGATCGATTTCACCCGCGTTCCTGTCGGCGGCGGTGGCCTCGTGCCGAACCTGCTGGCTGGCAACGTCGAGGCGGCCGTGGTCTATTCGCCGCTCAGCTTCCAGATCTCGAAGTCCGGCGAAGCCAAGACCATCCTCGATTACGCGACCGCGGTTCCGCCGAACCTTACGGCGGGGTGGATCGTGCTCGACAAGTTCGCGGATGCAAAGCCCCAGCTGGTGCAGAAGGCGGTGAACGCGCTCTATGGCGCGGTTGCGTTCATGCGTGCCAACCGCGACGTCACCGTCAAGCTGATCGCCGAGCTCTACGAAATGCCGCCGGAGATCGCCGGCCTGGAATACGACAACACCATCATGAAGCTCGAGACCAGCGGCGACATGGGCGCCGCTGACGTGAATGCGGCCGTGCAGCTGTCGCTCGATCTCGCCAAGCTCGGCGGCCTCAAGGACATCGTCCCGGTCGAGGACGTGATCTCGACCAAGTTCAAGCCCGTCCCGACCAAGTAGCAGCGATGCAGAGCACGCTCGCCATCAACCTTTCGCGGATCGCGATCATCGTCGCGATCCTGGCCCTGTGGGAAATGCTGTCGCGCACCGGCATCGTCAATCCGCGCCTGCTGCCGTCGGCGTCCGACACGTTCGCGACGCTCGGCGATCTCCTGCAGCGCGCGGCGGTGCAGAAGGATCTGATGGTGACCGCGACCGAGGTGCTCGCCGCGTTCGCGCTGGCCGTGCCCTTCGGCGCGGTGATCGGCTTCCTGGTTGCCGAGAACCGCTACTTCGCCGATGTCGCCAAGCCGCTGCTGTTCTTTGCCTTCAGTATCCCGAAGTCGATCTTCCTGCCGATGTTCATCCTGGTGTTCGGCGTCGGCTTTGCCCAGAAGGTCGGCTTCGGCTTCTTCTCGACCATCTTCATCGTGATCATGTCGACCACGACGGCGGTGGACTCGGTCAAGGTCGAGCATCTGACGGTGGCGCGCTCCTACGGTGCCACGCCATGGCAGACGGCGTTTCGGGTCTATCTGCCGAGCATGCTGCCGGTGCTGCTGGAGGCCTTGCGGATCTCCATGATCTTCAACCTGACCGGTGTGATCCTTGCCGAGATGTACGCCTCGCGCGACGGCATCGGCCACCAGATCGCGACCTGGGGCGAGAATTTCCAGATGAAGCAGCTCCTGGCCGGCGTCGTGATGGTGGCCGCGATTGCCATGACCTTCAACGAACTTGTCAGATGGGTGGAAACGCGATGCAGCCATTGGCGAACGTGACCCCGTTGAAACCCGCCGCGCGGGCCGGCGCGATCGAGGTGAAGAATGTCGGCCAGGTGTTCAAGACCAGGTCGCAGGACGTCGTCGCGCTGGAGGACGTTTCGCTGGAGATCAAGCCGGGGCGATTCGTCGTGCTGGTCGGCCCGAGCGGCTGCGGCAAGTCGACCCTTCTGATGATGATGGCCGGCCTGCGTCAGCAGACGTCCGGTGCGATCACGATCAGCGGCGCGCCGATCCCGCAGCCCGACCCCGACAGGGTCGGGGTGGTGTTCCAGGAAGCGAGCCTGTTTCCCTGGCTCACGGCCGAGGACAATGTCGAATTTCCGCTGGCGCTACGCGGCGTGTCCAAGGCTGAGCGCCGCGCCAAGGCGCAGGATGCGCTCAAGCTGGTCGGGCTCGAAGGTTTCGGCAAACGCCATCCGCATGAACTGTCCGGCGGCATGAAGCAGCGCGTCTCGATCGCGCGCGGGCTGGTGCAGGATCCGCCGGTGCTGCTGATGGACGAGCCGTTCGCAGCGCTCGACGAGCAGACCCGCATGACCATGGGCGACGAACTGCTGCGGATCTGGGCGGCGACCGGCAAGACCGTCGTGTTCGTCACGCACAGCCTGACCGAAGCCGTGTATCTCGCCGACGAGGTGATCGTGATGTCGGCGCGGCCTGGCCGTATCGTCGACCATCTCCAGGTCCAGCTCCCGCGGCCTCGCACCTACGAGATGCTGAGTGGCGATGCCTTCGGCGCGTTGCGTGATCGCATCTGGCGGCACATCCGCAAATCGGCGTGAGGCGGAGATGAGCGCCAAAACGCTGCGATACCTGATCGTGATCGGCCTGATTGCCCTGTGGGAGCTGTTGCCGCGCACCGGTCTCATTCCCGAGCTGTTTCTGCCGTCGCTGTCGTCGACGCTGATGGCGGGATGGACGGACGCGGCCGAATATGGTCACGCGCTCGCGGTGACACTCTACGAGGTCGTCGTTTCCATGGCATTCGCCTGCGGTGGCGGCATCCTGCTCGGCGCCATCGTCGGCAGCCTGCCGCGCCCGCGCGTGCTGATCATGCCGATGGTGTCGAGCCTCTATGCGGTGCCGCTCGTGATCCTCTACCCCGTCTTCACGGTCTGGCTCGGCATCGGTTCGGAATCCAAGATCGCGTTCGCCTCGATCTACGGCTTCCTGCCGACGATGCTCGCCACCGCCGCAGGCATCCAGACCATCGATCCGCAACTTCTGCTCGCCGCGCGCAGCATGGGCGCGACGCTGAGCCAGCGGCTGGTCCGCGTCATCATTCCCGCGGCGATCCCGACCGTGCTGTCCGGCCTGCGCGTCGGCGGTGCGCTTGTCATCGTCGGCGTCGTCGTCTCGGAGATGCTGATCTCCTCGGCCGGCATCGGCTATCTCATTTCGCGTTACCGCACCATCCTCGACAGCCCGCACGTGTTCGCGGGCGTATTGCTCGTGCTGTTCCTCGCCATCGCCTTCAATGCCGCGATCCGCTGGATCGAGCGCAAGGCGGCGATCTGGCAGACCGGCACCCGCGCCGGTCAGGCCAATGACGAGATCGCGTCGGGCGCGATGCAGCCGGCGACCTGAGGTATCCGCGTGTACGATTTGACCCTGACATTCGACAACGGCCCCGATCCCGAGGTGACGCCGCGCGTACTCGGCATCCTCGCCGAGCGCGGGATCAAGACCACCTTCTTCGTGATCGGCGAGAAGCTCGCCGATCCCGCACGGCGCGCGCTTGCGGCGCGAGCGCACGGGGAAGGGCACTGGATCGGCAATCACACCTTTACGCACAGCATTCCGCTCGGTGAGCAGAAGGATAGCAACACGGCAGAGCACGAGATCGGCCGGACGCAAGTTGCGATCGGCGATCTCGCGCACCCGCAGCGCTGGTTCCGGCCGTTCGGTGGCGGCGGCAATCTGGATGCGCGGCTGCTGAAGCCGTCCGTCGTCGACTATCTCGCCCGCAACAAGCACAGCTGCGTGCTCTGGAATGCGATCCCGCGCGACTGGGATGATCCTGGTGGCTGGACCGAGCGCGCGCTCGACCAGTGCAGCCGGCAGCCCTGGACGCTGATGGTGCTGCACGATCTGCCGACCGGCGCGATGGATCATCTCGAGCGGTTCCTCGATCGCGCTGAGGCGGCCGGCGCCCGCTTCCGCCAGGATTTCCCGCCCCAATGCGTTCCGATCCGCAACGGCGAGATCGCACTTCCGATCAACGACTATGTATCCTCCATCGAAGAGAGTGTTTGACTGATGAAAGTTGCAAGCTTCACGATCGCCGGCAGCCCGAGCTATGGCATCGTCACCGACAACGGCGTCATCGACGCCGGCAAGCGTCTGAAGGCCTATCCGACGCTGAAGGCGCTGCTGGCGAAAGGCTCGTTCGACGAACTGAAGAAGCTCGCCGCCGAGAAGCCCGACTACGCGCTGCAGGATGTTGCGCTGCTGCCGACCATTCCCGATCCCGACAAGATCTTCTGCATTGGCGTCAACTACGCTACGCATCTGGCCGAGAGCGGTCACCCGACGCCGGCGCATCCGATGATCTTCACCCGCTTTGCCAACAGCCAGGTCGGCCACGGCCAGCCGATGATCCGGCCGCTGGAGTCGGAGCGTTTCGACTACGAAGGCGAGATGGCCGTCATCATCGGCAAGGCGGGCCGTCGCATCTCGCGCGAGGCCGCGCTCAGCCATGTCGCCGGCTATGCCTGCTACAATGACGGCAGCATCCGCGACTGGCAGCGCCACACCTCGCAATTCGCGCCGGGCAAGAACTTTGCCGGCACGGGCGGCTTCGGCCCCTGGATGGTCACGACTGACGAATTGACCGACGTCACCAAGCAGACGCTCATCACGCGCCTCAATGGCGTCGAGGTGCAGAAGGCGCCGATCTCCGACCTCGTCTTCGACGTCCAGGCCCTGATCGCCTATTGCTCGACCTTCACCGAGCTCGCGCCGGGCGACGTCATCGTCACCGGCACGACCGGCGGCGTCGGCGCCTATCGCACGCCGCCGCTGTGGATGAAGGACGGCGACACGGTCGAGATCGAGATTTCAGGCATCGGCATCCTGCGCAATCCCGTCAAGGACGAGCGACGCGCGGCCTGATAGCCGCGTTTCACAACAATAAGAAGGAGATCCCCATGCCCATGCCAACGCATATCCTGCCGACCACTGTGGTCGGCAGCTATCCGCAGCCCGAATGGCTGGTGAATCGCGCGATGCTGTCGAAGGTGGTGCCGCGCACCCGCCTGCATGACATGTGGCGGCTGCCGGCGGAGCATCTGGAGGAGGCGCAGGACGATGCCACCATTGTCGCGATCCGCGACATGGAGCGCGCCGGCATCGACATCGTGACCGATGGCGAGATCCGCCGCGA
This is a stretch of genomic DNA from Bradyrhizobium sp. CB2312. It encodes these proteins:
- a CDS encoding N-acyl homoserine lactonase family protein — protein: MAAPEYELFAIRYATRDAQRSEHFIGGDPHDGPMPMDYFMWLARGGGRTFVIDTGFNAEVAKQRRRNFLRCPVETLAAFDVDVADVKDVILTHLHYDHAGNFDRFPNARFHLQERELAYATGRYMHYPRLSHSFEVEDICGIVRLNYARRVLFYDGDAEIAPGLTVHAAGGHSAGLQFVRVNTRRGPVVLASDVSHFYENMTSERPFTTAFHVGDMLVGFDKLRAAAPSADHIVPGHDPLVMKLYPAPSPELNGVAVRLDVAPSGAPHP
- a CDS encoding polysaccharide deacetylase family protein; amino-acid sequence: MYDLTLTFDNGPDPEVTPRVLGILAERGIKTTFFVIGEKLADPARRALAARAHGEGHWIGNHTFTHSIPLGEQKDSNTAEHEIGRTQVAIGDLAHPQRWFRPFGGGGNLDARLLKPSVVDYLARNKHSCVLWNAIPRDWDDPGGWTERALDQCSRQPWTLMVLHDLPTGAMDHLERFLDRAEAAGARFRQDFPPQCVPIRNGEIALPINDYVSSIEESV
- a CDS encoding fumarylacetoacetate hydrolase family protein, which gives rise to MKVASFTIAGSPSYGIVTDNGVIDAGKRLKAYPTLKALLAKGSFDELKKLAAEKPDYALQDVALLPTIPDPDKIFCIGVNYATHLAESGHPTPAHPMIFTRFANSQVGHGQPMIRPLESERFDYEGEMAVIIGKAGRRISREAALSHVAGYACYNDGSIRDWQRHTSQFAPGKNFAGTGGFGPWMVTTDELTDVTKQTLITRLNGVEVQKAPISDLVFDVQALIAYCSTFTELAPGDVIVTGTTGGVGAYRTPPLWMKDGDTVEIEISGIGILRNPVKDERRAA
- a CDS encoding ABC transporter permease, which gives rise to MSAKTLRYLIVIGLIALWELLPRTGLIPELFLPSLSSTLMAGWTDAAEYGHALAVTLYEVVVSMAFACGGGILLGAIVGSLPRPRVLIMPMVSSLYAVPLVILYPVFTVWLGIGSESKIAFASIYGFLPTMLATAAGIQTIDPQLLLAARSMGATLSQRLVRVIIPAAIPTVLSGLRVGGALVIVGVVVSEMLISSAGIGYLISRYRTILDSPHVFAGVLLVLFLAIAFNAAIRWIERKAAIWQTGTRAGQANDEIASGAMQPAT
- a CDS encoding GntR family transcriptional regulator — its product is MGPLQFQLSGSPGNGPRSLTSALHERLRADILATRLLPGQKLHIAGLAKQFSVSLAAVREALSRLVADGLVQASDQRGFRVSPVSLADLADVTQTRIDIEGLALRRSIERGGEAWLASVKSAWADLKAVPYHYPDDPTVHYEEWVIRHRIFHRALVNACGSPWLLGFRDVLHEQSERYRRLSIRRALGSKSRDVEAEHMAIVAAVVKRDADAAVRALSKHFGITKEFVELAASRIAEVSRAT
- a CDS encoding carboxymuconolactone decarboxylase family protein; protein product: MSKTELFEKGLKVRKEVLGEDYVNKSIAGADEFTRAMAEWSTEFCWGALWTRPGVDRRTRSIVNLAMLGALNRPHELKLHVKGALKNGLTKEEIKEILLQVAVYCGVPAGIDAFRNAREAFNEVDAAGS
- a CDS encoding ABC transporter ATP-binding protein, which encodes MQPLANVTPLKPAARAGAIEVKNVGQVFKTRSQDVVALEDVSLEIKPGRFVVLVGPSGCGKSTLLMMMAGLRQQTSGAITISGAPIPQPDPDRVGVVFQEASLFPWLTAEDNVEFPLALRGVSKAERRAKAQDALKLVGLEGFGKRHPHELSGGMKQRVSIARGLVQDPPVLLMDEPFAALDEQTRMTMGDELLRIWAATGKTVVFVTHSLTEAVYLADEVIVMSARPGRIVDHLQVQLPRPRTYEMLSGDAFGALRDRIWRHIRKSA
- a CDS encoding ABC transporter substrate-binding protein; translated protein: MKINRRHALMSLVAAAMLAGPASAADTIRVGLPTKTYWPTTIAETAVRQKLFEKEGIQAELTIYRSGAETFEGMAAGAADIILDPPSLVSAGRKKGVMSRIVANAAMGNFGWQLMVPTKSTLDVKDLNGKKVAITAAGSGSDLLALWTIQDRKIDFTRVPVGGGGLVPNLLAGNVEAAVVYSPLSFQISKSGEAKTILDYATAVPPNLTAGWIVLDKFADAKPQLVQKAVNALYGAVAFMRANRDVTVKLIAELYEMPPEIAGLEYDNTIMKLETSGDMGAADVNAAVQLSLDLAKLGGLKDIVPVEDVISTKFKPVPTK
- a CDS encoding ABC transporter permease, whose product is MQSTLAINLSRIAIIVAILALWEMLSRTGIVNPRLLPSASDTFATLGDLLQRAAVQKDLMVTATEVLAAFALAVPFGAVIGFLVAENRYFADVAKPLLFFAFSIPKSIFLPMFILVFGVGFAQKVGFGFFSTIFIVIMSTTTAVDSVKVEHLTVARSYGATPWQTAFRVYLPSMLPVLLEALRISMIFNLTGVILAEMYASRDGIGHQIATWGENFQMKQLLAGVVMVAAIAMTFNELVRWVETRCSHWRT